The following proteins are encoded in a genomic region of Brachyspira pilosicoli:
- a CDS encoding PTS sugar transporter subunit IIA: protein MYGLADMLKELDSVNVIDNINSWQEAVEECFKPLLEKEYISREYIQNAIDCAKEFDFYYIIGKHLAMPHAKRDFNVFKTGISLLVVKNGVNFENHFNNPIYCLIGLAAVDNDSHIDIISDILEIFGSEEDGVVASELKNMNSKKEVINYIVNKKSN, encoded by the coding sequence ATGTATGGCTTGGCAGATATGCTTAAAGAGCTTGATTCTGTTAATGTTATTGATAATATTAATAGTTGGCAGGAAGCAGTTGAAGAATGTTTTAAGCCTTTATTAGAAAAAGAATATATTAGCAGAGAATATATACAAAATGCTATAGATTGTGCAAAAGAGTTTGATTTTTACTATATTATAGGTAAACATTTAGCTATGCCTCATGCTAAAAGAGATTTTAATGTTTTTAAAACTGGTATATCTTTGCTTGTAGTAAAAAATGGAGTTAATTTTGAGAATCATTTTAATAATCCCATTTATTGTTTAATAGGGCTTGCTGCTGTTGATAATGATTCACATATAGATATTATATCTGATATATTAGAGATATTTGGAAGCGAAGAAGATGGGGTTGTTGCTAGTGAATTAAAAAATATGAACTCTAAAAAAGAGGTTATCAATTATATTGTAAATAAAAAATCTAATTAA